A segment of the Conexibacter woesei Iso977N genome:
GAGCGTCGAGAGCAGCTTCGAGGCGTCGTCGAGCGCGCGCCGCAGGCGCCTGCCGTAGCGGCGCACGACGCTGGACCGGACCACCGGGACGACGTGGTCGGCGCTGATCATGTGGCGGTCGTCGGCCAGCTCGACGATGTCGGGCCGCGACAGCTGCGGGTTGGACGAGAACGCCAGCGCGACCTCGGCACGGCCGTCGTCCAGCGCCTGGAGGCCGGCGTCGGCGACCTTCAGGCTGACGAACTGCGGCGTCGGGTCCATCGCGTAGACGCGCTTGAAGCCCGGGATGCAGTTGACGTTCCTCGCGCAGTCGGCCGCGGCGGCGAGCCGGACCCTCGGCGGGACCTGCGCGCGCGCCGTGCCGGCGACCGCCAAGGCCATGAGGACCGCAAGGCAGGTGATCGTCCGGCGCATGCCCAGGATTCGAGCACCCCGGCGGCGGGCCGTCATCACCCGCCACGGGTGAGTAACGCAAACCGGCGCTCCGGGCGCCGGTGCATCAGGCGCCGCCTAGTGGTCGTCTTCGACCGGCGGGATCTGCCTACGCAGGCGCTCGCGCGCCGCGTCGAGATCCAGCGCCAGGGGCGACGCGGGCCGCTTGGCGGCCGTGGGCACGTCGGTGTGCAGCCAGGACGGCGTCTCGCCGTCGCCGACGACCGGGACGATCGTGGTCGGCGCGTCGGGGCGCACGCGGCGCCGGCGGCGGCGGGGCTGGGAGCCCTCGCCGGTCGCCGGCGCCTCGCGGCGGAACTTCGGGACCTTCAACGACCTCGTGCCCTGCTACGCCGGAGCGCCGACGCCGGCGATGACCGACGTCGTCCAGTCGACGACCGCGGTCGGCTTGACCACGTGGCGCTGCATGCCCAGCTCGTTGGGGTCCAGGCCGAGGGCCAGGCCGACGAGCTGCGGGAGGTGCAGCACCGGGAGGTTCAGCTCACGGCCGGCGGAGCGCTCGGCCAGCGGCTGCTGGAGATCCAGGTTGAGGTGGCACAGCGGGCAGGGCGTCACCAGGCAGTCGGCGTCGGCGTCGACCGCGTCGCCGATGTGGCGGGCGGCCTGCCTCAGCGAGACGTCCTTGTTCATGGTGATGATCGGGAAGCCGCAGCACTTGTGCGAGCCGGCGTAGTCGATCACGGTGCCGCCCAGCGCCTCGATGACGAGGCCCAGGTACGTGTCGCGCGGGTTCTCGTCGTCGATGCCCAGACGGTCGGTCGGGCGGACGATGTAGCAGCCGTAGAACGGGCCGACCTTGAGGTTGGTCAGCGGCCGCACGACGCGCTCG
Coding sequences within it:
- a CDS encoding CoB--CoM heterodisulfide reductase iron-sulfur subunit B family protein — its product is MKVAYWPGCVSRGFTPELHGAMAKVAPKLDIELVELDRACCTGAGVIAEHSQELADTLNARTFALAQQVEGAEMMMNICSTCQGAQGECQERLDASAEYRGVVNQTLARHNLEYRAGLANKNFLWVLVEELGLDKLRERVVRPLTNLKVGPFYGCYIVRPTDRLGIDDENPRDTYLGLVIEALGGTVIDYAGSHKCCGFPIITMNKDVSLRQAARHIGDAVDADADCLVTPCPLCHLNLDLQQPLAERSAGRELNLPVLHLPQLVGLALGLDPNELGMQRHVVKPTAVVDWTTSVIAGVGAPA